ataaatagataggcctacctgtaAACTCCCCTTGCTTTGACGGCAGGACACATAATCAAAaaggtaaaaacaaaaaagatgacAGAAAACCTCAAACAACACATTTATACTCTACGCCTTCTAATATTTGcaatttgttatttattcattatagcCATTGCTAACTCTTGTCTGCCTGTTACCTAACGAGCTTTACTGAGAGAAACTATTTATATCTTGAATATCTCTAATAGGCATATATTTTTACCAATCCCAATTGCATGCAGCCTACTGAATGTGGAATGCAACAGATAAGAGAATATAACACGATAGAATAACACTTTTTAATCACGTGAGGGAATTGCAGGGGTTGCAACAGAGCAAATGATACAAACCGATACAAACAGTGAAAGTCCGAATGGTAGAATCACATTAACAACAGCAGAACAAGACAAGCAAAAGTTTGACGCAAATCTTTTATTATAGGACAACATCCTCGATGGATGCTGTGAAGGCCAGGATGTGTGTTCGAGCGTGTGTGCTTCCGTGCGTGCGTCCAtgcgtgtctttgtgcatgtgtgtgcatgtgtgtgcgtgtgtgtgtgcgtgtgtgtgcgtgtgtgtgtgcgtgtgtgtgtgtgtgtatgacgtCATCGGCCCATGTACTGTGCGCCATTTTggaagcgaaaaaaaaatctgggATAATTTCCTCCGTGGTCTGACAGATCTGTACTCCCCAGTCCTCACCCTGATTGTGGATGTTATCTCTATTCCCTCAAGAAAGCTGCATTGGTTGAATAAGTATCCCAAGAGCTGCTAAATGAAGCAATGGCAGGTGGGCTACTTTTAAACACGGACTTTAAAAGAgatgatgtgtgtatgtgtgtatgtgatggcCTGGATCGCCAGGTTCGCTAGCGGCTAATAAAGCGGCTAGTTGTCAAAACTGTGTCACTGTCGGGTCATGTTTGGACCCAACGCGTCGCAACatccccccagtgtggagctaACGCGATGCTTATTGTCTCTTTATTGTAGGAGTTTCAGGAGGAAATGATTTTCAGTGGTGTTTCTCCCAAGTGAAAGGGGCGATAGATGAAGATGTTGCGGAAGGTAAGTGGCTAGCTGATAGCTTACCAGGCTAGGTAAAAAAAGTCGGTTCTTAATGATTTGTGTGGGCATCCTATCatgagatgtgtgtgttgtgcgtaaTTGGACTCAATGCAATTCATGAAAGGCAGTgcagttttgtttttaattgtaatTAATAACGATTTTCCTTGCACGGTCAATTAGATTTCGGGGGCTATGTAGCTAGCCTTGAGCTAGTTGTAGGGAGCGACCGTGTTCCTGACGTCACTGTGCTGCGTCCATGTATGTTGTgtgcatacaaatacacacaatagtGATACATGCTTAAAACACATACGCAAATGCACGGCTTCAACATGGCATTGAAGCCATATGAGAGTAATGAATCACACAACTAGTATGCAGTACAACCTTAGATAAGGCTCATGCCATTGACATATATTAGTAGTGCCAGAGACTTTACGTTCATGTGGGAACTTCACCAAATGAATGTGCAGGACATTAACCAAACATTGCTACCATTTATTTTTTGCGTGTTGGACTATTTTGAGacgtgtattttgttttgtttttctagcTGACATAATATCCACGGTTGAATTCAACTATTCTGGAGAATTGCTTGCAACTGGGGATAAAGGAGGAAGAGTAGTGATATTTCAGCATGAACAAGAGGTACATTATTGTATTATGGTTGTAACGATAGTCCTGGTGTGGATCCATTCAGTGCAGTTTGCTTTGTTggtgcataataataatgattgttTTGTTTCGTACATTTTCCTTTCTCTCAGTCAAAAAATCGTCCACAACTACGTGGGGAGTACAATGTCTATAGCACTTTTCAGAGTCACGAACCAGAGTTTGACTATTTGAAAAGTTTAGAAATTGAAGAGAAAATCAACAAAATAAGATGGCTACCCCAGCAAAACTCTGCTCACTTTCTACTCTCAACAAATGGTAGGACCTCTGCTTTCAATTCTTTGTGTTTCAACGTAATACCTTTTATATGGTGAGCATTAAAGGGCATGGACTGTAGGGCCtgtgggtgtttgactcccagccgaaaggtGCTGGGCTCTTCCCCGATGCCAACAGCCCAACCTTCAGGCATCCTTACGAAAGATACCCTAACCCTGCTCCTTTATACCATGAATCTGAAATCACTGAAGGTTGTTTTAGCTTAAAAGCATATGCTAAATGACTCAATGCTAAAGATGGTAGTAAATTGCACTGTGTCACATAACCGTTTGCCAGCTTTCTCTATTAACCTCACTTTAACTCGTCTTTGTGCAGATAAAACTATCAAATTGTGGAAGATCAGTGAAAGGGACAAACGGGCAGAGGGTTATAACCTGAAGGACGAGGAGGGGCGGCTTCGAGACCCCTTTAGGATCTCTTCTTTACGGGTACGTCTGGAACTTGGATCCCCCCCATAGCTCAAAGGATCCCTATATTACCTCCTGGTGTGATGTTGATTGGGCAGTATGAGTCATTACAAAATCCTCCCTGTTAGTGACATCACCAAGGGGAGTGTCTACCCGGATGTGTGATCAATGGATGATTAAACAGCTCTCTCGGTTGGTACGGAACGTTGGGTAGGCTTGTCACAGGGTTATCGATCCATTAAACATCAGGGTCGGCCTCTCCCATGTGTAACATCACGAGATGGTTGATTTTGAATTGCCTTGTAGTGGCTAATCAttcatcacacctggtggtaaaatggaGGCAGTTTAATAGTGTGGACTCCACTTAAGTCTTCCTATTGCGCTGGTGTTGGTGACTCGCAGGTACCGGTGCTGATGCCAATGGACCTCATGGTGGAGGCAAGCCCGCGCAGGATCTTCGCCAACGCGCACACCTATCACATTAATTCCATTTCTGTAAATAGCGACCATGAAACGTACCTCTCCGCAGATGACCTAAGAATAAATCTATGGCACTTGGAAATCACAGACAGAAGTTTCAGTATCCTTTTCAAAAGAAATGTCTTTATGATGAGTCGTGCGTCAGGAACATACTCTGGTGCGGTGTTTCCCTACCGTGGGGTCTGGACCCTACTTTGGGTTGCTCGGTGTGCATATGGTCACTGGAGATGGCTGATATACTTGCTGACATAGACTTGCTTTGTGTAGCACAATGCACAAACAATCTGTGGGATATTGCCGTTACCCACAATGTTCGTAACTTCGTAGAATATAATTGATGTTTGTGACAGCGGATGCACTAAAATAGAGAAGTTGGGGTCTCAAACATGTTCAATGAGTCAAAGTTCTAGGGTTTAAAATGGCCTGTGACTCAATCCCACAGGCGTTGGAAACCACCATTGCTGTAGTGTATGGTGGACTCTTgaatgtgtatctgtgcgtcTTCGTCTGGCCCTTAATGCTGCGCTCCCAGATATTGTAGACATCAAGCCTGCCAACATGGAGGAACTGACGGAAGTCATCACGGCTGCAGAGTGCCATCCACACCAATGtaatgtatttgtgtacagcagTAGCAAAGGCACCATCCGTCTCTGTGACATGCGGGCGGCTGCGCTCTGTGACAGGCACTCAAAGTGTAAGTATTTATTGAATATATTGAAGAAATGTAGATTTTATGTTACCTTATCTAAAtagagaaatggaaaataataaaCTTGCTTTGGAATGTTGAAATAAGAAATAGTATTTTTGAaggtttctttgtttttttgtgggaTTTTGTGCCATATTAACATCCAGTGCCATGAAGTAATGCCCCTTTTCCCTCTATTTTATTCCATTGAACCCCAGTCTTTGAGGAGCCTGAGGACCCAAGCAGCCGGTCCTTCTTCTCGGAGATCATCTCCTCCATCTCGGACGTCAAGTTCAGCCACAGCGGACGCTACATGATGACCCGGGACTACCTCTCTGTCAAAGTGTGGGACCTGAACATGGAGAACCGGCCCGTGGAGACGTATCAGGTGTGGCCTCATGTGTTTTGACTGTTGGTGTGTAGTGAATGGATGGCGTGAAGAGGCCCGGGGCAACATGGAGAGAGCTGATCTAGATGGGACACGATGTAGGTCATCGTAATGAACTGCATCATGTTTTATATATCGCACACATGTTAACAACTTGTTGCAGGGTCTGTCTGCAACAAGTAGAAGGCAATTAAAACTATAGAATTTGATCAAAGTGTTCTAAGTGATCTAAAGAATTATTGTACCTTTTTAAACAGCATGAGCTATTgtgctgttttatttttaacaatTGGTTTGATGAAATTGGACTAAGTAATGTTGTTCTTGTTTCAGGTTCATGAATACCTTCGCAGTAAACTGTGCTCCTTGTATGAAAACGACTGCATCTTTGACAAATTTGAGTGCTGCTGGAATGGCAGTGACAGGTAACATACATCTTTCTATAGCTTGTTGTATTGTATCCTGTCTGATCCATTGTCTGATTGATTGGATTCTCCTATGTTTGAGTGGCTTTTAACAACCAGACATTTATGTGTTAAGTGTAAATAACaactcactctgtctccctctttcataACACTCTCTTTAGTTGTTTCTCGAGACCCCTTAATCATTCTGACCGTCCTCTTGGATGTTTGGATTCCTCTCTGTGTTTGACACCAAGCTTTTGTGTCGAGTGTAAACAAAGACTGtggttctctctcgctctcgctctcgcgctctctctcgcgctctctctctctctcgcgctctctctctcagtgccaTCATGACCGGGTCGTACAACAACTTCTTCCGAATGTTCGACCGCAACACCCGACGGGACATCACGCTGGAGGCGTCCCGGGAGAGCAGCAAACCACGAGCCACGCTGAAACCCCGCAAGGTGTCCACCGGGGGCAAGCGGAAGAAGGACGAGATCAGCGTGGACAGCCTGGACTTCAACAAGAAGATACTCCACACGGCCTGGCACCCCAAAGAAAATGTGATCGCCGTGGCGGCCACTAACAACCTGTACATTTTCCAGGACAAAATCAACTAGGAGACAATAAGAAGACGACgaagattaaaaaaattaatttgcggagggggtggggggctccAGAGGATAGGGCTTTTACTTGCACCGTTGTAGTCAAGCCTACTACTTGTCTATCTGTATAAGAAGCAACGGCCCCTGGTTGCCTGCTGGGGAAGAATTCGAAAGCAcgtctccttttctttcttttcccacAGGAGGTTCATAGGCCAGCTCCAtaggcctgtttttatttttttttaagtctgaGCTTAGGTTGTTTTTTGCCTTTGGCACCAGGGCTGATCAACATGCCCCATCCTCCCCAACCACCCCCCCTGACCCAGTAATTCCAATGTGGGTCTGATTGACAGACtggcactccccctcccccgcttcctctctccctgtcccctcCCCAGAGGTGACCCTCTCGAACGCATTGGTGTTTGTGTTGACATTTAAAAGCCTTCATTTCATTTACCGAACGAACTCCTCGGAaaagcccccctccccaaaaaaaCGAGTTGACGTCTTGTCAAAGTTTTAGCACCGTTGCAAAAGAGTTCGGGGCCCATCTCACACATGGACTGCTGGCCGGTAGGCCTAACTGTAACATTCCCCCATTGGTCGTGTATTCAGGCCAAAACTACTGGTGGCAGATGGTCATGCCAAGTGGGAAGTGGACATTTctgttctcccccctcctcctttttcctcctcctcctcttactttATCCCAGTCAATATGGTGACATAATTTCACTGACTGTATCTACTCGAGTACACCTTGTCATCCACATAATAAaagaaactaaaactaaaagatgtgtttttaaatCTACAAGTATGTATTAAacatgttgttctttattgctTTGCATGTTTTTATGTTGTAGAGAGGTTGGAAAAAAATGTCCAGTCACACCACTgtctattattttaatttaattttttagcAGAACTCAAATCGGAAGGAGAAAAAATAATAACTGTTTTGCGGCTCTAATTCAGAACCACTGTCGGAGACGGCcaatcatgtgtttgtgtccagacAATTTCTTTCTCAAGTTGTTTTAAGATGACGGCGAGAGGCTGAAAGGCAGTAGATGGGCAAAGGGAATCCACAGCCTTAATACTTATCTCCTATCAGTGACCGCTACTACTTTGCGTCCCAgtcgttttcttttttacaaacctCATGTGCATTATTTTGGAATCCTG
Above is a window of Gadus morhua chromosome 15, gadMor3.0, whole genome shotgun sequence DNA encoding:
- the LOC115559824 gene encoding serine/threonine-protein phosphatase 2A 55 kDa regulatory subunit B delta isoform, yielding MAGVSGGNDFQWCFSQVKGAIDEDVAEADIISTVEFNYSGELLATGDKGGRVVIFQHEQESKNRPQLRGEYNVYSTFQSHEPEFDYLKSLEIEEKINKIRWLPQQNSAHFLLSTNDKTIKLWKISERDKRAEGYNLKDEEGRLRDPFRISSLRVPVLMPMDLMVEASPRRIFANAHTYHINSISVNSDHETYLSADDLRINLWHLEITDRSFNIVDIKPANMEELTEVITAAECHPHQCNVFVYSSSKGTIRLCDMRAAALCDRHSKFFEEPEDPSSRSFFSEIISSISDVKFSHSGRYMMTRDYLSVKVWDLNMENRPVETYQVHEYLRSKLCSLYENDCIFDKFECCWNGSDSAIMTGSYNNFFRMFDRNTRRDITLEASRESSKPRATLKPRKVSTGGKRKKDEISVDSLDFNKKILHTAWHPKENVIAVAATNNLYIFQDKIN